Proteins found in one Anopheles aquasalis chromosome 3, idAnoAquaMG_Q_19, whole genome shotgun sequence genomic segment:
- the LOC126577166 gene encoding uncharacterized protein LOC126577166 isoform X1: MMHMAFWWGSNVGDVFFSGLTVNGTGAMVALCLTLTLLSVAYEAFKIHGAKVRARTARERVRAASCPPSESATLLSLEGASSSHGAGPSRMAGGGPLSKKIVLLLSEAVVFLCHSVLGYALMLTVMLYNGYLFVAVVGGMGLGYFLFGHLSMKVNMENFQAHQNKVICTSRCLQQESVNPSASTSLDHRTVLHEDSTARASPASSSSGGSGVPAMAVCH, translated from the exons ATGATGCACATGGCGTTCTGGTGGGGCTCGAACGTGGGCGATGTGTTCTTTAGTGGATTGACGGTTAATGGAACCGGTGCGATGGTGGCACTGTGCCTAACGCTGACCCTGCTCTCCGTGGCGTACGAAGCGTTTAAG ATCCATGGGGCCAAGGTACGGGCGCGGACGGCACGGGAACGGGTCCGAGCGGCTTCGTGTCCTCCGAGTGAAAGTGCCACCTTGTTATCGCTGGAAGGGGCCAGTAGTAGCCACGGCGCCGGACCATCGCGGATGGCGGGTGGAGGCCCTTTGTCGAAGAAGATCGTCTTGTTGCTATCCGAGGCGGTTGTCTTCCTCTGCCACAGTGTGCTCGGTTATGCGCTCATGCTGACGGTCATGCTGTACAATGGGTACCTGTTTGTGGCCGTCGTGGGCGGTATGGGGCTCGGGTACTTCCTGTTCGGCCACCTGTCGATGAAGGTGAACATGGAGAACTTCCAGGCGCACCAGAACAAAGTGATCTGTACCTCGCGCTGCCTTCAGCAAG AATCTGTTAATCCCTCCGCATCAACGAGCCTCGATCATCGTACGGTGCTGCACGAAGATTCGACTGCACGGGCTTCCCCGGCAAGCTCCTCCTCCGGCGGTTCCGGCGTTCCGGCGATGGCAGTTTGTCACTAG
- the LOC126577166 gene encoding uncharacterized protein LOC126577166 isoform X2, whose translation MMHMAFWWGSNVGDVFFSGLTVNGTGAMVALCLTLTLLSVAYEAFKIHGAKVRARTARERVRAASCPPSESATLLSLEGASSSHGAGPSRMAGGGPLSKKIVLLLSEAVVFLCHSVLGYALMLTVMLYNGYLFVAVVGGMGLGYFLFGHLSMKVNMENFQAHQNKVICTSRCLQQAESCAMSHSAPCPSSRTSRNNYQTLH comes from the exons ATGATGCACATGGCGTTCTGGTGGGGCTCGAACGTGGGCGATGTGTTCTTTAGTGGATTGACGGTTAATGGAACCGGTGCGATGGTGGCACTGTGCCTAACGCTGACCCTGCTCTCCGTGGCGTACGAAGCGTTTAAG ATCCATGGGGCCAAGGTACGGGCGCGGACGGCACGGGAACGGGTCCGAGCGGCTTCGTGTCCTCCGAGTGAAAGTGCCACCTTGTTATCGCTGGAAGGGGCCAGTAGTAGCCACGGCGCCGGACCATCGCGGATGGCGGGTGGAGGCCCTTTGTCGAAGAAGATCGTCTTGTTGCTATCCGAGGCGGTTGTCTTCCTCTGCCACAGTGTGCTCGGTTATGCGCTCATGCTGACGGTCATGCTGTACAATGGGTACCTGTTTGTGGCCGTCGTGGGCGGTATGGGGCTCGGGTACTTCCTGTTCGGCCACCTGTCGATGAAGGTGAACATGGAGAACTTCCAGGCGCACCAGAACAAAGTGATCTGTACCTCGCGCTGCCTTCAGCAAG CCGAAAGCTGCGCCATGAGCCACTCTGCCCCCTGTCCTTCCTCT CGTACATCTCGAAATAACTATCAAACTCTCCACTAA
- the LOC126577166 gene encoding uncharacterized protein LOC126577166 isoform X3 translates to MMHMAFWWGSNVGDVFFSGLTVNGTGAMVALCLTLTLLSVAYEAFKIHGAKVRARTARERVRAASCPPSESATLLSLEGASSSHGAGPSRMAGGGPLSKKIVLLLSEAVVFLCHSVLGYALMLTVMLYNGYLFVAVVGGMGLGYFLFGHLSMKVNMENFQAHQNKVICTSRCLQQAYISK, encoded by the exons ATGATGCACATGGCGTTCTGGTGGGGCTCGAACGTGGGCGATGTGTTCTTTAGTGGATTGACGGTTAATGGAACCGGTGCGATGGTGGCACTGTGCCTAACGCTGACCCTGCTCTCCGTGGCGTACGAAGCGTTTAAG ATCCATGGGGCCAAGGTACGGGCGCGGACGGCACGGGAACGGGTCCGAGCGGCTTCGTGTCCTCCGAGTGAAAGTGCCACCTTGTTATCGCTGGAAGGGGCCAGTAGTAGCCACGGCGCCGGACCATCGCGGATGGCGGGTGGAGGCCCTTTGTCGAAGAAGATCGTCTTGTTGCTATCCGAGGCGGTTGTCTTCCTCTGCCACAGTGTGCTCGGTTATGCGCTCATGCTGACGGTCATGCTGTACAATGGGTACCTGTTTGTGGCCGTCGTGGGCGGTATGGGGCTCGGGTACTTCCTGTTCGGCCACCTGTCGATGAAGGTGAACATGGAGAACTTCCAGGCGCACCAGAACAAAGTGATCTGTACCTCGCGCTGCCTTCAGCAAG CGTACATCTCGAAATAA
- the LOC126577167 gene encoding mediator of RNA polymerase II transcription subunit 18 codes for MGAQVNAAELLQQALSSNIIPNQEFLLQGSILDSAAENLLHRLRGLCDNVDASPETFSDIEMCFSLKLPSEKTPVMTVRVRRAQDVEAPLQLRYIGQPELGDRTRPTLVRSSLDIACTPHVIDFLTEMGFRLDFEYSTKGYMFRKGRMKITVSKILKNMTEPISQSYLVELSVLAPKGQDAIAEDMRIFAEQLKPLVQLEKIDYKRFAQMP; via the exons ATGGGTGCCCAAGTGAATGCGgctgagctgctgcagcaggccCTTAGCTCAAACATCATTCCCAACCAAGAGTTTCTACTGCAAGGCTCCATCCTCGACTCGGCCGCCGAAAACCTGCTGCATCG ATTAAGGGGTCTGTGTGATAACGTGGATGCCAGTCCGGAAACGTTCAGCGACATCGAGATGTGTTTCAGTCTCAAGCTACCGAGCGAAAAG ACCCCGGTGATGACCGTCCGGGTACGGCGAGCACAGGACGTTGAGGCACCGCTACAGCTACGCTACATCGGTCAACCGGAACTGGGCGACCGAACACGCCCTACGCTCGTGCGAAGCAGCCTCGACATAGCGTGTACACCGCACGTCATCGATTTCCTCACCGAGATGGGCTTCCGGCTGGACTTTGAGTACTCCACCAAGGGTTACATGTTCCGCAAAGGACGCATGAAGATCACCGTGTCGAAGATTCTGAAAAACATGACCGAACCCATCTCCCAGAGCTACCTCGTCGAGCTGTCCGTGCTGGCACCGAAAGGGCAGGATGCGATCGCCGAAGATATGCGCATCTTTGCCGAGCAGCTGAAACCGCTCGTGCAGCTCGAGAAGATCGACTACAAACGGTTCGCCCAGATGCCGTGA
- the LOC126574890 gene encoding delta-aminolevulinic acid dehydratase: MSLIKLHSSIFHPTLRKLQCQDVAVDTHNLMYPVFLVEADEAVQDIPSMPGVARYGINKLLAHLKPLVAKGLASILLFGVIDEMPKDATGSGADCATNPVIRALPLLRQAFPELLIACDVCLCPYTDHGHCGVLTVDGVIDNEPSIKRIAQIALAYAKAGAHIVAPSDMMDNRIHAIKGALREHNLENRCSVLSYSVKFASGFYGPFRDAAKSAPAFGDRKCYQLPPGSKGIAKRAAKRDVEEGADMLMVKPGMAYLDIVKQVKDEYPELPLFIYQVSGEYSMLLNAGKIGAFDLKTVLWEVLVGMRRAGADCIITYFTPLLLDWLKE, from the exons ATGTCGCTGATTAAACTGCACAGCAGTATCTTCCATCCGACGCTGCGCAAGCTCCAGTGCCAGGATGTGGCCGTCGATACGCACAATCTGATGTATCCAGTATTTTTGGT AGAGGCAGATGAGGCTGTTCAAGACATTCCCAGCATGCCAGGCGTTGCCCGGTACGGCATTAACAAACTGTTGGCCCATCTCAAACCACTGGTCGCCAAAGGGCTTGCGTCCATTCTGCTCTTCGGTGTGATCGATGAGATGCCGAAG GATGCAACCGGATCGGGTGCCGATTGTGCAACAAATCCAGTGATTCGTGCTTTGCCCCTGCTGCGACAAGCGTTTCCCGAGCTACTGATTGCCTGCGACGTGTGCCTTTGCCCGTACACCGATCACGGGCACTGCGGGGTGCTGACGGTGGATGGCGTTATCGACAACGAGCCCAGCATCAAGCGTATTGCGCAGATTGCGCTCGCGTACGCGAAAGCCGGTGCGCACATTGTGGCTCCCTCCGATATGATGGACAATCGCATCCACGCCATCAAGGGAGCGCTGCGGGAGCACAATCTCGAAAACCGATGCTCCGTTCTGTCGTACTCGGTCAAGTTTGCGTCCGGCTTCTACGGACCGTTCCGTGATGCAGCGAAATCGGCACCGGCGTTCGGAGATCGAAAGTGCTATCAGTTGCCACCGGGATCCAAGGGTATTGCCAAGCGAGCAGCG AAACGTGATGTCGAGGAGGGAGCCGATATGTTGATGGTGAAACCCGGTATGGCGTATCTGGACATCGTGAAGCAGGTCAAGGATGAGTATCCGGAGTTGCCGCTCTTTATCTATCAG GTATCGGGTGAATATTCAATGCTACTTAATGCCGGCAAAATTGGTGCATTTGATTTGAAGACGGTGCTATGGGAAGTGCTTGTGGGTATGCGGCGCGCTGGAGCCGACTGTATAATCACCTACTTTACACCGCTCCTACTGGACTGGCTAAAGGAATAA